From a region of the Arachis ipaensis cultivar K30076 chromosome B09, Araip1.1, whole genome shotgun sequence genome:
- the LOC107618776 gene encoding tRNA pseudouridine(38/39) synthase isoform X3 — MATQLNGGDNSDLIATLQARVKQVEKKLHGTDAKETKSRKGNRKSGEKIENVPGYNSRFMSHHSKRYVALKVMYFGKRYYGFASEAQMEPTVESEIFKALEKTRLLVGDRKESQYSRCGRTDKGVSSVGQVIALFLRSNLKISGANDVGSGEIALESQYEGEIDYLRVLNRVLPNDIRIMGWCPVPVNFHARFSCLSRQYKYFFWKENLNILAMESAGKKLIGEHDFRNFCKMDAANVHNYRRNITSLEMSPTDVRYGDNELWVIKIRGSAFLWHQVRCMVAVLFMIGKGLESPNVIDMLLDTTSIPRKPQYTMASEVPLVLQSCEFEDIKFICSSDSGEALRAHLVNECQSYQLEAAIFHEALLNYVPLSEDQPTREIKKKPSHVPIMLRPTEPSYEERRSKFNSKHEDHIHTAHLNIVGLPT; from the exons ATGGCGACGCAACTGAATGGTGGTGACAACAGTGACCTCATAGCCACTTTGCAGGCCAGGGTCAAG CAGGTGGAGAAGAAATTACATGGCACTGATGCTAAAGAAACAAAATCGAGAAAAGGCAACAGGAAATCAGGAGAAAAGATAGAAAATGTGCCAG GCTATAACTCGAGGTTTATGAGTCATCACAGCAAGAGATATGTAGCTTTAAAAGTTATGTACTTTGGAAAAAG GTACTATGGTTTTGCTTCAGAGGCACAAATGGAACCTACTGTTGAG TCTGAAATTTTCAAAGCTTTAGAGAAAACTAGGCTTTTGGTTGGTGACAGGAAGGAGTCACAGTATTCAAGATGTGGTAGAACAGACAAAGGTGTTTCCTCTGTTGGACAA GTGATAGCTCTTTTCCTAAGATCAAACCTCAAGATATCTGGAGCAAATGATGTAGGTTCTGGAGAAATTGCTTTAGAAAGTCAATATG AAGGGGAAATTGATTATCTGAGGGTGCTCAATCGAGTCCTTCCAAATGATATTCGCATTATGGGCTGGTGTCCTGTTCCAGTCAATTTCCATGCAAG GTTCAGCTGTTTAAGTAGGCAGTATAAATACTTCTTTTGGAAAGAAAATTTGAATATCCTG GCAATGGAGAGCGCCGGGAAGAAATTGATAGGAGAACATGACTTTAGAAACTTTTGCAAAATGGATGCTGCAAATGTGCACAACTACAGGAGGAATATCACATCACTTGAGATGTCTCCCACAGATGTGAG GTATGGTGATAATGAACTTTGGGTGATTAAAATCAGAGGCAGTGCTTTCCTATGGCACCAGGTTCGCTGCATGGTTGCTGTTCTATTCATGATTGGCAAAGGCCTGGAATCTCCAAAT GTAATTGATATGCTACTGGACACTACTAGTATCCCAAGGAAACCTCAGTACACCATGGCTTCGGAGGTTCCATTGGTTCTTCAGTCATGTGAATTTGAAGATATTAAGTTTATATGCTCATCAG ATTCTGGAGAAGCACTGCGTGCACACTTGGTGAACGAATGCCAAAGTTACCAGCTTGAAGCTGCTATCTTTCATGAGGCACTTCTTAATTATGTGCCTTTATCAGAAG ATCAACCTACTCGAGAAATCAAAAAGAAACCTTCACATGTCCCTATTATGTTGCGACCAACTGAGC CATCATATGAAGAGCGCCGCTCCAAATTCAACTCAAAACATGAAGATCATATTCATACTGCTCATCTCAACATTGTAGGCCTTCCTACATAG
- the LOC107618776 gene encoding tRNA pseudouridine(38/39) synthase isoform X6 — translation MSHHSKRYVALKVMYFGKRYYGFASEAQMEPTVESEIFKALEKTRLLVGDRKESQYSRCGRTDKGVSSVGQVIALFLRSNLKISGANDVGSGEIALESQYEGEIDYLRVLNRVLPNDIRIMGWCPVPVNFHARFSCLSRQYKYFFWKENLNILAMESAGKKLIGEHDFRNFCKMDAANVHNYRRNITSLEMSPTDVRYGDNELWVIKIRGSAFLWHQVRCMVAVLFMIGKGLESPNVIDMLLDTTSIPRKPQYTMASEVPLVLQSCEFEDIKFICSSDSGEALRAHLVNECQSYQLEAAIFHEALLNYVPLSEDQPTREIKKKPSHVPIMLRPTEPSYEERRSKFNSKHEDHIHTAHLNIVGLPT, via the exons ATGAGTCATCACAGCAAGAGATATGTAGCTTTAAAAGTTATGTACTTTGGAAAAAG GTACTATGGTTTTGCTTCAGAGGCACAAATGGAACCTACTGTTGAG TCTGAAATTTTCAAAGCTTTAGAGAAAACTAGGCTTTTGGTTGGTGACAGGAAGGAGTCACAGTATTCAAGATGTGGTAGAACAGACAAAGGTGTTTCCTCTGTTGGACAA GTGATAGCTCTTTTCCTAAGATCAAACCTCAAGATATCTGGAGCAAATGATGTAGGTTCTGGAGAAATTGCTTTAGAAAGTCAATATG AAGGGGAAATTGATTATCTGAGGGTGCTCAATCGAGTCCTTCCAAATGATATTCGCATTATGGGCTGGTGTCCTGTTCCAGTCAATTTCCATGCAAG GTTCAGCTGTTTAAGTAGGCAGTATAAATACTTCTTTTGGAAAGAAAATTTGAATATCCTG GCAATGGAGAGCGCCGGGAAGAAATTGATAGGAGAACATGACTTTAGAAACTTTTGCAAAATGGATGCTGCAAATGTGCACAACTACAGGAGGAATATCACATCACTTGAGATGTCTCCCACAGATGTGAG GTATGGTGATAATGAACTTTGGGTGATTAAAATCAGAGGCAGTGCTTTCCTATGGCACCAGGTTCGCTGCATGGTTGCTGTTCTATTCATGATTGGCAAAGGCCTGGAATCTCCAAAT GTAATTGATATGCTACTGGACACTACTAGTATCCCAAGGAAACCTCAGTACACCATGGCTTCGGAGGTTCCATTGGTTCTTCAGTCATGTGAATTTGAAGATATTAAGTTTATATGCTCATCAG ATTCTGGAGAAGCACTGCGTGCACACTTGGTGAACGAATGCCAAAGTTACCAGCTTGAAGCTGCTATCTTTCATGAGGCACTTCTTAATTATGTGCCTTTATCAGAAG ATCAACCTACTCGAGAAATCAAAAAGAAACCTTCACATGTCCCTATTATGTTGCGACCAACTGAGC CATCATATGAAGAGCGCCGCTCCAAATTCAACTCAAAACATGAAGATCATATTCATACTGCTCATCTCAACATTGTAGGCCTTCCTACATAG
- the LOC107618776 gene encoding tRNA pseudouridine(38/39) synthase isoform X5, whose protein sequence is MKQVEKKLHGTDAKETKSRKGNRKSGEKIENVPGYNSRFMSHHSKRYVALKVMYFGKRYYGFASEAQMEPTVESEIFKALEKTRLLVGDRKESQYSRCGRTDKGVSSVGQVIALFLRSNLKISGANDVGSGEIALESQYEGEIDYLRVLNRVLPNDIRIMGWCPVPVNFHARFSCLSRQYKYFFWKENLNILAMESAGKKLIGEHDFRNFCKMDAANVHNYRRNITSLEMSPTDVRYGDNELWVIKIRGSAFLWHQVRCMVAVLFMIGKGLESPNVIDMLLDTTSIPRKPQYTMASEVPLVLQSCEFEDIKFICSSDSGEALRAHLVNECQSYQLEAAIFHEALLNYVPLSEDQPTREIKKKPSHVPIMLRPTEPSYEERRSKFNSKHEDHIHTAHLNIVGLPT, encoded by the exons ATGAAGCAGGTGGAGAAGAAATTACATGGCACTGATGCTAAAGAAACAAAATCGAGAAAAGGCAACAGGAAATCAGGAGAAAAGATAGAAAATGTGCCAG GCTATAACTCGAGGTTTATGAGTCATCACAGCAAGAGATATGTAGCTTTAAAAGTTATGTACTTTGGAAAAAG GTACTATGGTTTTGCTTCAGAGGCACAAATGGAACCTACTGTTGAG TCTGAAATTTTCAAAGCTTTAGAGAAAACTAGGCTTTTGGTTGGTGACAGGAAGGAGTCACAGTATTCAAGATGTGGTAGAACAGACAAAGGTGTTTCCTCTGTTGGACAA GTGATAGCTCTTTTCCTAAGATCAAACCTCAAGATATCTGGAGCAAATGATGTAGGTTCTGGAGAAATTGCTTTAGAAAGTCAATATG AAGGGGAAATTGATTATCTGAGGGTGCTCAATCGAGTCCTTCCAAATGATATTCGCATTATGGGCTGGTGTCCTGTTCCAGTCAATTTCCATGCAAG GTTCAGCTGTTTAAGTAGGCAGTATAAATACTTCTTTTGGAAAGAAAATTTGAATATCCTG GCAATGGAGAGCGCCGGGAAGAAATTGATAGGAGAACATGACTTTAGAAACTTTTGCAAAATGGATGCTGCAAATGTGCACAACTACAGGAGGAATATCACATCACTTGAGATGTCTCCCACAGATGTGAG GTATGGTGATAATGAACTTTGGGTGATTAAAATCAGAGGCAGTGCTTTCCTATGGCACCAGGTTCGCTGCATGGTTGCTGTTCTATTCATGATTGGCAAAGGCCTGGAATCTCCAAAT GTAATTGATATGCTACTGGACACTACTAGTATCCCAAGGAAACCTCAGTACACCATGGCTTCGGAGGTTCCATTGGTTCTTCAGTCATGTGAATTTGAAGATATTAAGTTTATATGCTCATCAG ATTCTGGAGAAGCACTGCGTGCACACTTGGTGAACGAATGCCAAAGTTACCAGCTTGAAGCTGCTATCTTTCATGAGGCACTTCTTAATTATGTGCCTTTATCAGAAG ATCAACCTACTCGAGAAATCAAAAAGAAACCTTCACATGTCCCTATTATGTTGCGACCAACTGAGC CATCATATGAAGAGCGCCGCTCCAAATTCAACTCAAAACATGAAGATCATATTCATACTGCTCATCTCAACATTGTAGGCCTTCCTACATAG
- the LOC107618776 gene encoding tRNA pseudouridine(38/39) synthase isoform X2: MATQLNGGDNSDLIATLQARVKELEAENARLLSQLANCQIQEVEKKLHGTDAKETKSRKGNRKSGEKIENVPGYNSRFMSHHSKRYVALKVMYFGKRYYGFASEAQMEPTVESEIFKALEKTRLLVGDRKESQYSRCGRTDKGVSSVGQVIALFLRSNLKISGANDVGSGEIALESQYEGEIDYLRVLNRVLPNDIRIMGWCPVPVNFHARFSCLSRQYKYFFWKENLNILAMESAGKKLIGEHDFRNFCKMDAANVHNYRRNITSLEMSPTDVRYGDNELWVIKIRGSAFLWHQVRCMVAVLFMIGKGLESPNVIDMLLDTTSIPRKPQYTMASEVPLVLQSCEFEDIKFICSSDSGEALRAHLVNECQSYQLEAAIFHEALLNYVPLSEDQPTREIKKKPSHVPIMLRPTEPSYEERRSKFNSKHEDHIHTAHLNIVGLPT; the protein is encoded by the exons ATGGCGACGCAACTGAATGGTGGTGACAACAGTGACCTCATAGCCACTTTGCAGGCCAGGGTCAAG GAATTAGAGGCTGAGAATGCAAGGCTGTTATCTCAACTTGCTAATTGTCAAATTCAAGAG GTGGAGAAGAAATTACATGGCACTGATGCTAAAGAAACAAAATCGAGAAAAGGCAACAGGAAATCAGGAGAAAAGATAGAAAATGTGCCAG GCTATAACTCGAGGTTTATGAGTCATCACAGCAAGAGATATGTAGCTTTAAAAGTTATGTACTTTGGAAAAAG GTACTATGGTTTTGCTTCAGAGGCACAAATGGAACCTACTGTTGAG TCTGAAATTTTCAAAGCTTTAGAGAAAACTAGGCTTTTGGTTGGTGACAGGAAGGAGTCACAGTATTCAAGATGTGGTAGAACAGACAAAGGTGTTTCCTCTGTTGGACAA GTGATAGCTCTTTTCCTAAGATCAAACCTCAAGATATCTGGAGCAAATGATGTAGGTTCTGGAGAAATTGCTTTAGAAAGTCAATATG AAGGGGAAATTGATTATCTGAGGGTGCTCAATCGAGTCCTTCCAAATGATATTCGCATTATGGGCTGGTGTCCTGTTCCAGTCAATTTCCATGCAAG GTTCAGCTGTTTAAGTAGGCAGTATAAATACTTCTTTTGGAAAGAAAATTTGAATATCCTG GCAATGGAGAGCGCCGGGAAGAAATTGATAGGAGAACATGACTTTAGAAACTTTTGCAAAATGGATGCTGCAAATGTGCACAACTACAGGAGGAATATCACATCACTTGAGATGTCTCCCACAGATGTGAG GTATGGTGATAATGAACTTTGGGTGATTAAAATCAGAGGCAGTGCTTTCCTATGGCACCAGGTTCGCTGCATGGTTGCTGTTCTATTCATGATTGGCAAAGGCCTGGAATCTCCAAAT GTAATTGATATGCTACTGGACACTACTAGTATCCCAAGGAAACCTCAGTACACCATGGCTTCGGAGGTTCCATTGGTTCTTCAGTCATGTGAATTTGAAGATATTAAGTTTATATGCTCATCAG ATTCTGGAGAAGCACTGCGTGCACACTTGGTGAACGAATGCCAAAGTTACCAGCTTGAAGCTGCTATCTTTCATGAGGCACTTCTTAATTATGTGCCTTTATCAGAAG ATCAACCTACTCGAGAAATCAAAAAGAAACCTTCACATGTCCCTATTATGTTGCGACCAACTGAGC CATCATATGAAGAGCGCCGCTCCAAATTCAACTCAAAACATGAAGATCATATTCATACTGCTCATCTCAACATTGTAGGCCTTCCTACATAG
- the LOC107618776 gene encoding tRNA pseudouridine(38/39) synthase isoform X1 has translation MATQLNGGDNSDLIATLQARVKELEAENARLLSQLANCQIQEQVEKKLHGTDAKETKSRKGNRKSGEKIENVPGYNSRFMSHHSKRYVALKVMYFGKRYYGFASEAQMEPTVESEIFKALEKTRLLVGDRKESQYSRCGRTDKGVSSVGQVIALFLRSNLKISGANDVGSGEIALESQYEGEIDYLRVLNRVLPNDIRIMGWCPVPVNFHARFSCLSRQYKYFFWKENLNILAMESAGKKLIGEHDFRNFCKMDAANVHNYRRNITSLEMSPTDVRYGDNELWVIKIRGSAFLWHQVRCMVAVLFMIGKGLESPNVIDMLLDTTSIPRKPQYTMASEVPLVLQSCEFEDIKFICSSDSGEALRAHLVNECQSYQLEAAIFHEALLNYVPLSEDQPTREIKKKPSHVPIMLRPTEPSYEERRSKFNSKHEDHIHTAHLNIVGLPT, from the exons ATGGCGACGCAACTGAATGGTGGTGACAACAGTGACCTCATAGCCACTTTGCAGGCCAGGGTCAAG GAATTAGAGGCTGAGAATGCAAGGCTGTTATCTCAACTTGCTAATTGTCAAATTCAAGAG CAGGTGGAGAAGAAATTACATGGCACTGATGCTAAAGAAACAAAATCGAGAAAAGGCAACAGGAAATCAGGAGAAAAGATAGAAAATGTGCCAG GCTATAACTCGAGGTTTATGAGTCATCACAGCAAGAGATATGTAGCTTTAAAAGTTATGTACTTTGGAAAAAG GTACTATGGTTTTGCTTCAGAGGCACAAATGGAACCTACTGTTGAG TCTGAAATTTTCAAAGCTTTAGAGAAAACTAGGCTTTTGGTTGGTGACAGGAAGGAGTCACAGTATTCAAGATGTGGTAGAACAGACAAAGGTGTTTCCTCTGTTGGACAA GTGATAGCTCTTTTCCTAAGATCAAACCTCAAGATATCTGGAGCAAATGATGTAGGTTCTGGAGAAATTGCTTTAGAAAGTCAATATG AAGGGGAAATTGATTATCTGAGGGTGCTCAATCGAGTCCTTCCAAATGATATTCGCATTATGGGCTGGTGTCCTGTTCCAGTCAATTTCCATGCAAG GTTCAGCTGTTTAAGTAGGCAGTATAAATACTTCTTTTGGAAAGAAAATTTGAATATCCTG GCAATGGAGAGCGCCGGGAAGAAATTGATAGGAGAACATGACTTTAGAAACTTTTGCAAAATGGATGCTGCAAATGTGCACAACTACAGGAGGAATATCACATCACTTGAGATGTCTCCCACAGATGTGAG GTATGGTGATAATGAACTTTGGGTGATTAAAATCAGAGGCAGTGCTTTCCTATGGCACCAGGTTCGCTGCATGGTTGCTGTTCTATTCATGATTGGCAAAGGCCTGGAATCTCCAAAT GTAATTGATATGCTACTGGACACTACTAGTATCCCAAGGAAACCTCAGTACACCATGGCTTCGGAGGTTCCATTGGTTCTTCAGTCATGTGAATTTGAAGATATTAAGTTTATATGCTCATCAG ATTCTGGAGAAGCACTGCGTGCACACTTGGTGAACGAATGCCAAAGTTACCAGCTTGAAGCTGCTATCTTTCATGAGGCACTTCTTAATTATGTGCCTTTATCAGAAG ATCAACCTACTCGAGAAATCAAAAAGAAACCTTCACATGTCCCTATTATGTTGCGACCAACTGAGC CATCATATGAAGAGCGCCGCTCCAAATTCAACTCAAAACATGAAGATCATATTCATACTGCTCATCTCAACATTGTAGGCCTTCCTACATAG
- the LOC107618776 gene encoding tRNA pseudouridine(38/39) synthase isoform X4: MATQLNGGDNSDLIATLQARVKVEKKLHGTDAKETKSRKGNRKSGEKIENVPGYNSRFMSHHSKRYVALKVMYFGKRYYGFASEAQMEPTVESEIFKALEKTRLLVGDRKESQYSRCGRTDKGVSSVGQVIALFLRSNLKISGANDVGSGEIALESQYEGEIDYLRVLNRVLPNDIRIMGWCPVPVNFHARFSCLSRQYKYFFWKENLNILAMESAGKKLIGEHDFRNFCKMDAANVHNYRRNITSLEMSPTDVRYGDNELWVIKIRGSAFLWHQVRCMVAVLFMIGKGLESPNVIDMLLDTTSIPRKPQYTMASEVPLVLQSCEFEDIKFICSSDSGEALRAHLVNECQSYQLEAAIFHEALLNYVPLSEDQPTREIKKKPSHVPIMLRPTEPSYEERRSKFNSKHEDHIHTAHLNIVGLPT, translated from the exons ATGGCGACGCAACTGAATGGTGGTGACAACAGTGACCTCATAGCCACTTTGCAGGCCAGGGTCAAG GTGGAGAAGAAATTACATGGCACTGATGCTAAAGAAACAAAATCGAGAAAAGGCAACAGGAAATCAGGAGAAAAGATAGAAAATGTGCCAG GCTATAACTCGAGGTTTATGAGTCATCACAGCAAGAGATATGTAGCTTTAAAAGTTATGTACTTTGGAAAAAG GTACTATGGTTTTGCTTCAGAGGCACAAATGGAACCTACTGTTGAG TCTGAAATTTTCAAAGCTTTAGAGAAAACTAGGCTTTTGGTTGGTGACAGGAAGGAGTCACAGTATTCAAGATGTGGTAGAACAGACAAAGGTGTTTCCTCTGTTGGACAA GTGATAGCTCTTTTCCTAAGATCAAACCTCAAGATATCTGGAGCAAATGATGTAGGTTCTGGAGAAATTGCTTTAGAAAGTCAATATG AAGGGGAAATTGATTATCTGAGGGTGCTCAATCGAGTCCTTCCAAATGATATTCGCATTATGGGCTGGTGTCCTGTTCCAGTCAATTTCCATGCAAG GTTCAGCTGTTTAAGTAGGCAGTATAAATACTTCTTTTGGAAAGAAAATTTGAATATCCTG GCAATGGAGAGCGCCGGGAAGAAATTGATAGGAGAACATGACTTTAGAAACTTTTGCAAAATGGATGCTGCAAATGTGCACAACTACAGGAGGAATATCACATCACTTGAGATGTCTCCCACAGATGTGAG GTATGGTGATAATGAACTTTGGGTGATTAAAATCAGAGGCAGTGCTTTCCTATGGCACCAGGTTCGCTGCATGGTTGCTGTTCTATTCATGATTGGCAAAGGCCTGGAATCTCCAAAT GTAATTGATATGCTACTGGACACTACTAGTATCCCAAGGAAACCTCAGTACACCATGGCTTCGGAGGTTCCATTGGTTCTTCAGTCATGTGAATTTGAAGATATTAAGTTTATATGCTCATCAG ATTCTGGAGAAGCACTGCGTGCACACTTGGTGAACGAATGCCAAAGTTACCAGCTTGAAGCTGCTATCTTTCATGAGGCACTTCTTAATTATGTGCCTTTATCAGAAG ATCAACCTACTCGAGAAATCAAAAAGAAACCTTCACATGTCCCTATTATGTTGCGACCAACTGAGC CATCATATGAAGAGCGCCGCTCCAAATTCAACTCAAAACATGAAGATCATATTCATACTGCTCATCTCAACATTGTAGGCCTTCCTACATAG
- the LOC107616309 gene encoding F-box/kelch-repeat protein At3g23880-like, whose protein sequence is MTTALHPVIAESNPLETTTTINTLSEDLIAEILFRLPARNLLELKTVCKSWKTLISNSRFALNHFRRSIADPTMTNPRLVYSTRHFVDCNIGFFPVQPLLKNTSSPSSNPTTVVSFEMKDCLEILGSCNGLLCLLEIICNFVRLWNPCTGVESDWIEIEQRGVEVVNHGFGYDHVHDRYKLLLFVQKRRQEPTSPMVLTFGANNSWSTMPDFPFYPQRCKGEFVSGTLNWIHKVPVTLNSWMIVFFDLARESFGEVFLPFMNGENVCEPVLQVARECLCVCVDHQKSHFDVWIMKEYGVQESWTKLIVISHVELKHYEPPYPLYLVYIYENGVVLTIPPTSYKLVLYDPNDHNRLHYPLFDSSSDGMTKFPMSERAAPRGFHVFHESLVSPSHLGLPSEVAYWD, encoded by the coding sequence ATGACGACGGCATTGCACCCAGTTATTGCTGAGAGCAATCCACTCGAAACCACCACCACAATCAACACACTGTCTGAAGATCTCATCGCCGAAATCCTATTCAGGCTTCCGGCGAGGAACCTTCTGGAACTCAAGACCGTCTGCAAGTCATGGAAAACCTTAATCTCCAATTCCAGATTTGCCCTAAACCATTTTCGACGCTCAATTGCGGATCCAACCATGACGAATCCTCGATTGGTCTATTCCACTCGCCATTTCGTTGACTGTAATATCGGATTCTTCCCCGTACAGCCATTATTGAAGAACACATCATCTCCATCATCAAACCCTACGACTGTCGTTAGCTTCGAGATGAAAGATTGCCTCGAAATTCTTGGCTCCTGCAACGGCTTACTCTGCTTGCTCGAAATTATATGTAATTTTGTTCGGCTGTGGAACCCTTGCACCGGAGTCGAGTCCGATTGGATTGAAATTGAGCAAAGAGGAGTAGAAGTTGTGAATCACGGTTTCGGCTACGATCATGTGCATGACAGGTACAAGCTCTTGTTGTTTGTTCAGAAACGTCGCCAAGAACCTACAAGCCCAATGGTTTTGACGTTTGGCGCAAATAATTCTTGGTCAACAATGCCGGATTTCCCATTTTACCCTCAACGATGCAAAGGGGAATTCGTGAGTGGCACTCTCAACTGGATTCATAAGGTGCCTGTCACTCTCAATTCTTGGATGATAGTTTTCTTTGACTTGGCCAGGGAGAGTTTCGGTGAAGTATTTCTGCCTTTTATGAATGGCGAAAACGTGTGCGAGCCTGTGTTGCAAGTGGCGAGGGAATGTCTTTGCGTTTGTGTTGACCATCAGAAAAGTCATTTTGATGTGTGGATAATGAAGGAGTATGGAGTTCAAGAGTCTTGGACTAAATTGATTGTGATCTCACATGTGGAACTCAAGCATTATGAACCCCCTTATCCTTTGTACCTGGTGTACATCTATGAGAATGGTGTTGTTTTGACCATTCCTCCTACAAGTTACAAGTTAGTTTTGTATGACCCAAATGATCATAACCGGTTACATTATCCTTTGTTTGACAGCTCAAGTGATGGCATGACAAAATTTCCCATGAGTGAGAGAGCAGCTCCTAGGGGCTTTCATGTTTTCCATGAAAGCTTGGTTTCACCCTCACATCTTGGCCTTCCAAGTGAAGTAGCTTATTGGGATTGA